From the Butyrivibrio fibrisolvens genome, one window contains:
- a CDS encoding alpha-1,2-fucosyltransferase: protein MLIIRVAGGLGNQMQQYAMYRKLKSLGKDVKLDLSWFNEENQKGFLAPRKCELKLFEGIDFEECSDKERSFFINRGFVTKLINKAIPSTKKIFEETKMYHPEIYSFKDKYLEGYFLCNKYYDDILPFLANEIVFPRHSDPEIQKRNEELMEKMDGWHTASIHLRRGDYVSQPENEALFGGIATDAYYDAAIRYVLDKDYQTHFYIFSNEPEYAKEHYSDTSRYTIVTGNDGDNSLLDMELMSHCRYNICANSTFSFWGARLNKRSDKEMIRTFKMRNNQEVNAREMTDYWKDWILIDEKGNRIF from the coding sequence ATGCTTATTATCAGAGTTGCAGGCGGACTTGGCAATCAGATGCAGCAGTACGCCATGTATAGAAAACTAAAAAGCCTTGGCAAGGACGTGAAGCTTGACCTGTCCTGGTTTAATGAAGAGAATCAGAAGGGATTTCTTGCCCCCAGAAAGTGCGAACTTAAGTTGTTTGAAGGAATTGACTTTGAAGAATGTAGTGATAAGGAGAGATCTTTTTTTATTAATAGAGGATTTGTCACCAAGTTAATTAATAAAGCGATTCCTTCTACCAAGAAGATATTTGAAGAGACCAAGATGTATCATCCTGAGATCTATTCATTTAAGGACAAGTATCTTGAAGGGTATTTCCTTTGCAATAAGTATTATGATGATATACTTCCGTTTCTTGCTAATGAGATAGTATTCCCAAGGCACTCTGATCCCGAGATTCAGAAGAGGAATGAAGAACTGATGGAGAAAATGGATGGTTGGCATACAGCCAGTATTCACTTAAGGCGTGGCGATTATGTTTCACAGCCGGAGAATGAGGCTTTGTTTGGCGGCATAGCTACAGATGCCTACTACGATGCAGCTATAAGATATGTACTTGACAAGGATTATCAGACTCATTTCTATATATTCTCCAATGAGCCGGAATATGCAAAAGAGCATTACAGCGATACATCCAGATATACTATCGTAACTGGCAATGATGGCGACAACAGCCTTCTTGATATGGAGCTTATGAGCCACTGCAGATACAATATCTGCGCTAACTCAACTTTCTCATTCTGGGGAGCAAGGCTCAATAAGCGTTCTGACAAAGAGATGATCAGAACATTTAAGATGAGGAACAATCAGGAAGTCAATGCCAGAGAGATGACTGATTACTGGAAAGACTGGATCCTTATAGATGAAAAAGGAAACAGGATCTTCTGA
- a CDS encoding glycosyltransferase produces MDNTPDIAVIIPVYNTAEYLPKCMDNVLASKFRSMEIILVDDGSTDGKSPSLCDDYASADPRVRVIHKENGGLQSAWIEGVRASTASYLSFIDSDDWIDSEFFEELYAHTSQAFKSCEIISSDYMIEKQNERKEVHHMVSCGQHFGEDLDNIKSRLLGQEQRTVILSRCMKLISRKLITDNLKYCDSAIRLGEDVNITIPALCDCKRLYVTDKCYYHYRTVTTSISHSHNTEILDNIKLLCDTCSDVMSEKGIKNARTQADREYLRLMFVYVKNELRAQYPGVLSAVRATLMEKGLRDKILKTKLEVSNKANKLIYFGMKHPLRIVLKLIQTILLTYDRKTN; encoded by the coding sequence ATGGACAACACGCCCGATATAGCCGTTATAATTCCGGTATACAACACAGCAGAATATCTTCCAAAGTGCATGGACAATGTGCTTGCTTCTAAGTTTAGATCTATGGAGATAATCCTCGTAGATGACGGGTCTACTGATGGTAAGAGTCCTTCACTATGCGATGATTATGCAAGTGCAGATCCCAGAGTTCGCGTGATTCACAAAGAAAACGGCGGTCTTCAAAGTGCCTGGATAGAAGGGGTAAGAGCATCAACTGCCAGCTACCTTTCTTTTATAGACAGTGATGACTGGATTGATAGTGAGTTCTTCGAAGAGCTCTATGCTCATACAAGCCAGGCTTTTAAAAGCTGTGAGATCATAAGCTCTGATTATATGATTGAGAAACAGAATGAGCGCAAGGAAGTCCATCACATGGTATCATGCGGTCAGCATTTCGGGGAAGATCTTGATAACATCAAATCAAGACTACTTGGTCAGGAGCAAAGAACCGTGATTCTCTCACGCTGTATGAAGCTGATATCAAGAAAGCTCATAACAGACAATCTCAAGTATTGTGATAGTGCAATAAGACTTGGAGAAGACGTCAATATTACTATCCCTGCTCTGTGTGACTGTAAGAGACTCTACGTAACAGATAAGTGCTACTACCATTACAGAACAGTAACAACTTCCATATCACACTCTCATAACACCGAGATACTTGATAATATAAAACTCTTGTGTGATACCTGTTCTGATGTCATGAGTGAAAAGGGAATCAAAAATGCCAGGACTCAGGCCGATAGGGAATATTTACGGCTTATGTTTGTATATGTCAAGAACGAACTTCGAGCTCAATATCCGGGAGTTTTATCTGCAGTCAGAGCTACCCTTATGGAAAAAGGTCTTCGTGACAAAATATTAAAGACAAAACTTGAAGTTAGTAATAAAGCTAATAAGCTTATCTATTTTGGAATGAAGCATCCATTAAGAATTGTTCTTAAACTGATCCAGACCATTCTTTTAACATATGACAGAAAGACCAACTGA
- a CDS encoding glycosyltransferase family 2 protein has protein sequence MINASKVDNSATLNIENAISDENNVNSGNKPFTGLVSVIIPVFNAGDAIRACVESVTNQTYNNVQLILVDDGSTDGSSRICDELAGNLNGRYADHKSNGQSGDNWSYRQCEDYQLNGRVGDDHSSISEVVFENDQRENNRISIIVIHTDNNGVSAARNAGLKVAEGDWITFVDADDIVKDDYIERLVSAVNAFKTPVSSKDPAITDHKAYHLMMVTMTDRIAPDTDMSGYYYIEHGVLNEDSHVWGKLYNKKEVDACLGSAWFPVDLSIGEDMLMLLEMAAKMENKKVFRSIPAGSYVYTENEQGAMLRAYKPSYMDQITCWDRAEEVLEPCKGHISDYVYVRLAEIQIMAALLVAGKIAVSSKNEDYSDAIIRIKTALRHALKRNGAFAALSVGYKIKTCIFRFSPKLYLNMYGKWKN, from the coding sequence ATGATAAATGCTAGTAAAGTAGACAATAGTGCCACTCTTAATATAGAAAATGCTATTAGTGATGAAAATAATGTAAACAGTGGAAACAAGCCTTTCACAGGGCTTGTTTCTGTTATTATACCGGTATTTAATGCCGGGGATGCAATAAGAGCCTGCGTAGAGTCAGTGACTAATCAGACCTATAATAATGTTCAGTTAATACTTGTGGATGATGGTTCGACAGATGGAAGCAGCAGAATATGCGACGAATTGGCTGGAAACCTTAATGGACGATATGCTGATCATAAGTCAAATGGACAATCTGGAGATAATTGGTCATATAGGCAATGTGAAGACTATCAGTTAAATGGACGAGTTGGTGATGATCACTCATCGATTTCTGAAGTTGTGTTTGAAAATGACCAAAGAGAAAATAACAGAATATCAATCATAGTGATCCATACGGATAATAACGGTGTATCAGCTGCTAGGAATGCCGGCCTAAAGGTTGCAGAAGGCGATTGGATCACTTTCGTAGATGCAGATGATATTGTAAAGGACGACTATATAGAAAGGCTTGTAAGCGCTGTTAACGCTTTTAAAACTCCTGTAAGCTCTAAAGACCCTGCAATCACTGATCATAAGGCTTATCATCTTATGATGGTGACTATGACAGACAGGATAGCTCCTGATACTGATATGAGCGGATACTATTATATAGAGCATGGAGTCCTTAATGAAGACTCTCACGTATGGGGCAAGCTTTATAACAAGAAAGAGGTCGATGCCTGCCTTGGATCAGCCTGGTTCCCTGTAGACTTGTCCATAGGAGAGGATATGCTCATGCTCCTTGAGATGGCAGCTAAGATGGAGAATAAGAAAGTATTTAGATCTATACCTGCAGGAAGTTATGTATATACAGAGAATGAGCAGGGAGCAATGTTAAGGGCCTATAAGCCGTCATATATGGATCAGATAACATGCTGGGATAGGGCAGAAGAAGTTCTGGAACCCTGCAAGGGACATATCAGTGATTATGTGTATGTAAGGCTGGCAGAGATTCAGATTATGGCTGCTCTTCTTGTAGCAGGCAAGATTGCAGTATCTTCTAAAAATGAGGATTATAGTGATGCGATAATTAGGATAAAGACAGCACTAAGGCATGCACTTAAAAGAAATGGTGCATTTGCGGCATTATCAGTCGGATATAAGATCAAAACCTGTATATTCAGATTCTCTCCAAAGCTATATCTGAATATGTATGGAAAGTGGAAGAATTAA
- a CDS encoding glycosyltransferase family 4 protein has product MPKIKVLMLGPARSVKGGVSSVVNNLYSAGIDKEVDIKYIGTMVDGSKVRKLLQAAKAYFQALTCINRYDIVHIHVSADASYYRKSFFIKMALRHHKKLVLHQHGGDINRFYGQDLKGKAHDKMVSLFNQSDAFIVLAPNFKEFFRHIIVGDDKIKVIGNGITIPDIDPGHKDYDKRNILFLGRICKDKGISELLDAIERLSKDYPDVHLYIGGFYEDESFRSRIESLSDNVTACGWIDSKAKEDLFEKCPIFVLPSYYEGMPLSVAEGMAHGCATIASNVGSLDQMIDDGKTGLLIEPKDSDKLYTALKKVIGNIDYQKALGQAAYSFAKDNYDITKMKDNIIKIYNDIIR; this is encoded by the coding sequence ATGCCAAAGATCAAAGTATTAATGCTAGGTCCTGCCAGAAGTGTAAAAGGCGGCGTCTCTAGTGTTGTAAATAACCTTTACAGCGCAGGTATAGATAAAGAAGTTGATATCAAATATATAGGAACTATGGTTGACGGTTCCAAGGTGCGCAAACTGTTACAGGCTGCAAAAGCCTATTTTCAGGCACTTACCTGTATTAACAGATACGATATAGTACATATACATGTTTCTGCAGATGCCAGTTATTACCGCAAGTCATTTTTCATAAAAATGGCTCTTAGACATCACAAGAAGCTGGTTCTACATCAGCACGGCGGTGATATTAACCGCTTCTATGGGCAAGATCTTAAGGGCAAGGCCCATGATAAGATGGTATCCCTTTTCAACCAAAGTGATGCATTCATAGTCCTTGCACCTAATTTCAAAGAGTTCTTCAGACACATAATCGTTGGTGATGATAAGATCAAGGTTATAGGCAATGGTATCACAATCCCTGATATTGATCCTGGTCACAAAGATTATGACAAGCGCAATATCCTATTCCTTGGAAGAATCTGCAAGGATAAGGGCATAAGCGAACTTCTTGATGCTATAGAAAGACTATCCAAAGACTATCCTGATGTTCATCTCTATATAGGAGGTTTCTATGAAGATGAAAGCTTTAGGAGCCGCATTGAGAGCCTCTCTGATAACGTAACAGCCTGCGGCTGGATTGATTCTAAAGCCAAAGAAGATCTATTTGAAAAGTGTCCTATCTTCGTACTTCCTTCTTACTATGAAGGAATGCCTCTGTCAGTTGCTGAAGGTATGGCACATGGCTGTGCAACTATAGCTTCTAATGTAGGCAGCCTTGATCAGATGATAGATGATGGCAAAACTGGACTACTTATTGAGCCCAAGGATTCAGATAAGCTATACACTGCACTAAAAAAGGTAATTGGTAATATAGATTATCAAAAGGCATTGGGACAAGCGGCATACTCTTTTGCCAAAGATAATTATGATATTACTAAAATGAAAGATAATATCATTAAAATATATAATGACATCATTAGATGA
- a CDS encoding DUF6056 family protein, whose protein sequence is MITDDFYDAVLVRDMFEGGLLLRTLKVVYHRYMTHAGAFSCFFTTYFELGLIAKNEALLAIFIEIDILLVIIGLFAFINYLCNYIGSRDFTLKICLFSGIIIPWFSYYSYKQIFFWFSACNQYCLGLGILLFTLAAFFRLTYKNNLISIILTSILALICGGIYIIYIPVMVLVVVLLNITELVRQKRINNSLFIVSLFLAISTLINVIAPGYRLRKEDEVQISIHDAFKLSFEGIFHNEIPNILKNPGFIIFCIVAIYCGIRFKSKLKINGLRLLLSCFLTIIMMVLSCFPVYLGYAYDSFDKIQNRCIFTIDFVSYTSILLLAFSLGIYIRQWSGIVATRKLNASVLLILTFLTVTHYTDIFTTNARYDLIDQTNHNNINYYRGRVYEIMDMIKNSPESDVVVPFPPETPPAILSFEIANDPTVWINEAMAAYYHKNSVTAQ, encoded by the coding sequence ATGATCACAGATGACTTCTATGACGCCGTGCTTGTAAGGGATATGTTTGAAGGGGGACTACTTCTTCGTACTCTTAAAGTTGTTTATCACAGATATATGACTCATGCAGGAGCATTTAGCTGTTTTTTTACCACCTATTTTGAGCTTGGCTTGATAGCGAAAAATGAAGCTTTATTAGCTATATTCATAGAAATAGATATACTTCTTGTTATCATTGGTCTTTTTGCATTTATCAATTATCTTTGCAACTACATTGGCTCACGTGACTTCACTTTGAAGATATGTCTTTTCTCAGGCATAATAATACCGTGGTTTTCCTACTACTCTTACAAGCAGATTTTCTTTTGGTTCTCTGCTTGTAACCAGTATTGCCTTGGACTTGGAATACTGCTTTTTACTCTGGCTGCATTTTTTAGACTTACTTACAAGAATAATCTAATTTCGATTATACTCACTTCTATACTGGCTTTGATATGTGGAGGCATCTATATCATATATATTCCTGTTATGGTTCTTGTTGTCGTACTCCTTAATATAACAGAGCTTGTAAGACAAAAAAGGATAAACAATAGCCTTTTCATCGTATCTTTATTCCTTGCTATATCAACTTTGATCAATGTTATTGCTCCAGGATATCGTCTTAGAAAAGAAGATGAAGTACAAATAAGCATTCATGACGCTTTCAAATTATCTTTCGAAGGAATCTTTCATAATGAGATTCCTAATATTCTTAAGAATCCTGGCTTTATCATCTTCTGTATTGTAGCTATATACTGTGGTATACGTTTTAAGAGCAAACTAAAAATAAATGGACTACGATTATTATTATCCTGTTTTCTGACCATTATTATGATGGTACTGTCATGTTTCCCTGTATATTTAGGATATGCATATGATTCTTTTGACAAAATTCAGAATAGATGTATCTTTACCATTGACTTTGTTTCTTATACTTCTATACTTTTATTGGCATTTTCTCTTGGTATATATATCCGTCAATGGAGTGGTATTGTTGCAACCAGAAAACTTAATGCTTCAGTTTTGCTAATTCTGACTTTTTTGACAGTCACTCATTATACAGATATATTCACTACAAATGCCAGATACGATCTGATAGATCAGACCAATCATAATAATATTAATTATTACAGAGGCAGAGTATATGAGATTATGGATATGATCAAGAACTCACCGGAATCCGATGTAGTCGTTCCATTCCCTCCTGAAACTCCTCCAGCAATTCTTAGTTTTGAAATTGCAAACGATCCTACTGTATGGATTAATGAAGCTATGGCCGCATATTACCACAAGAATTCAGTAACAGCCCAATAA
- a CDS encoding MBOAT family O-acyltransferase, with the protein MQILSLYFLIFLAIVAVVNYVLPQKIRPYWLLVANMAFYASYKVAGLLVIIAGIIISYTAGRLIQRSPDNKKMILAGTILVLVGSLCYFKYTVLLGATIRNIQELVRGSSDFRLESILIPLGISYFLLQMIGYVVDVYKGKADANCSIVNYALFVSFFPTVVSGPIERAGNMIPQYEKLPGFDEDNIRKGILQIIWGFFLKMIVADRLGVIVSTVNADPAAYKGTVVFIAVLMYALQIYTDFGGYSSIAIGSARILGIKVMDNFNSPFLSTSVAELWRKWHISLSTWLRDYIYIPLGGNRKGTVRKYLNLLITFFVSGLWHGAVWTYAVWGLINGIFQVLGMILMPVRNKAVEVFHIDREAFSHRLLKTFFTFFLFSFAFIFFGKDTFAQAILIIKNMWQFTPWVLTDGSLYTLGLDRPAFNLMLLGLMLMVIADIAKYKGVNISEVISRQSLWIRWCIYIGALVLISVCGVWGHGYDATSFIYVQF; encoded by the coding sequence ATGCAGATCTTATCATTATACTTTTTGATATTCCTTGCAATTGTAGCAGTTGTTAACTATGTATTGCCACAGAAAATACGTCCATATTGGCTTCTTGTTGCCAATATGGCTTTTTATGCAAGCTACAAGGTAGCAGGTCTCTTAGTGATAATAGCCGGAATCATAATATCATATACTGCAGGAAGGCTAATACAGAGAAGTCCTGACAATAAGAAGATGATCCTTGCAGGTACAATATTAGTCCTTGTAGGAAGCCTTTGTTATTTTAAGTATACTGTGCTTCTGGGTGCAACAATCAGGAATATACAGGAACTTGTAAGAGGAAGTTCTGATTTTAGGCTTGAAAGTATACTGATACCACTCGGCATATCATATTTTCTGCTTCAGATGATCGGATATGTGGTAGATGTATATAAGGGCAAAGCTGATGCTAACTGCAGCATTGTCAACTATGCATTGTTTGTATCCTTTTTCCCGACAGTTGTATCAGGTCCTATAGAGCGTGCCGGCAATATGATCCCTCAGTACGAGAAGCTTCCGGGATTTGATGAAGACAACATACGAAAAGGTATACTTCAGATAATATGGGGATTTTTCCTTAAGATGATAGTTGCAGACAGATTGGGAGTAATAGTCAGCACTGTTAATGCTGATCCTGCTGCGTATAAGGGAACTGTAGTATTTATAGCAGTACTTATGTATGCGCTTCAGATATATACAGACTTTGGAGGATATTCAAGTATCGCAATCGGAAGTGCGAGAATACTTGGCATAAAAGTCATGGACAACTTCAATTCGCCATTCCTTTCTACAAGCGTAGCAGAGCTCTGGCGTAAATGGCACATATCGCTTTCTACATGGTTAAGAGACTATATCTATATTCCTCTTGGAGGTAATAGAAAGGGAACGGTCAGGAAGTATCTTAATCTTCTTATTACATTCTTTGTAAGCGGTTTGTGGCACGGCGCTGTATGGACCTATGCAGTATGGGGACTTATAAATGGTATATTTCAGGTACTAGGAATGATTCTTATGCCTGTTAGAAATAAGGCTGTGGAAGTTTTTCACATAGACAGGGAAGCTTTCTCACATAGACTTTTGAAGACTTTTTTTACTTTCTTCTTGTTCTCATTTGCTTTTATCTTTTTTGGCAAGGATACCTTTGCACAGGCAATCCTTATAATAAAAAATATGTGGCAGTTTACGCCATGGGTACTGACAGACGGAAGTTTATATACACTTGGCCTTGACAGGCCTGCTTTTAATCTGATGCTCTTAGGTCTTATGCTTATGGTCATTGCGGATATAGCTAAGTATAAGGGTGTGAATATTTCGGAAGTTATATCAAGACAGAGTCTGTGGATCAGATGGTGCATATATATAGGTGCTCTTGTACTTATATCAGTATGCGGCGTATGGGGACACGGATATGATGCGACAAGCTTTATATATGTTCAGTTCTAG